DNA sequence from the Actinacidiphila yeochonensis CN732 genome:
AGGTGGCCGCCGTCCTCCTTCTTGCTGGCGATGTAGACGCGCCCGGTCCGGGGCTGCACCATCAGCGCCTCGGCGTTGCGCGGCCCGTCGGCGTACTGGACGGTGTAACGCGTGGCGTCGACGGTCTGGTCGGCCAGGGTGCGGGGTTCCGGGAACCGGTAGATCCACACCTCGGACCAGGCGCCGTCGAGGTTGTCGCCGATGTCGCCGAGGTAGAGGTCGCCGTCGGGCCCGATGGAGATGGCCTCGGCGTCGCGCGGGTGCACCCCGCGCAGGGTGAGCGTGGCGACGGTCCTGCCGGTGGCCGCGTCGATCCCGTAGACGTACGGGCCGTCGCCGCTGTCGTTGTGCGTCCAGTACACGCCGGGGTGCAGGCGGCTGGCGACCAGGCCGCTGGACTCGGTGATCCGCGGGTCGCTGATCCGGAAGGCCACGTCGGGCCCGCTGGCGGCGGCGGGCAGGGCGGGCAGGCAGGCCAGGGCAACGGCGGCGCACGCGGCGGCCGTTCGGGGAACCAGGCGCGGGAGCGGGCGGCGGGGCAGGCGCATGGGCCCAGCCTCCCATCCCCCCGTCCCCGCCCGCGCCGAGGGGCGTGGGCCCTCCCGCCTCCCCCGGCCGCGGCGGCGTGCCCGGGAGCCCGGGGCCCGGGAGCCCGGGGCCCGGGGCCCGGGGCCCGGCGCAGCCGTCCACAGGGGCGGGACGGCGGCGCCGGGCGGAGCTCACCCGGGAACGCGACCGGGGCGGGCCGGGTCCGTCACCAGGCGAAGGACTCCGGGGAGGCACCGGGGCCGGGGAAGATCTCGTCGAGCGCCGCGAGGAACTCCTCGCTGAGGTCGAGCGAGACCGCCCGCACCGCGGAGTCGAACTGCTCGCGCAGCCGGGGGCCGACGATCGGGCCGGTCACGCCGGGCCGGGTCAGCAGCCAGGCCAGGCCCACCTCGCCGGGGTCGAGGCCGAACTTGTCGCACAGGTCCTCGTACGCCTGGACGCGGGCGCGCTCGTCGGACGACTTCAGCGCGTCCGCCGAACGGCCGACGGCGGAGCGGTCCCCGCCGCCCTCGCGCTCCTTGCGCAGCGCGCCGCCCAGCAGCCCGCCCTGCAGCGGCGACCACGGGATGACGCCCAGCCCGTAGTGCTGGGCGGCCGGGATGACCTCCATCTCGGCGTCCCGGGCGGCCAGGTTGTACAGGCACTGCTCGCTGACCAGGCCGAGCGAACCGCGCCGGGCGGCGGCCTCGTTGGCCCGCGCGATGTGCCAGCCGGCGAAGTTGCTGGAGCCGGCGTAGAGGATCTTGCCCTGCTGGACCAGGACGTCGACGGCCTGCCAGATCTCCTCCCACGGCGTGTTCCGGTCCACGTGGTGGAACTGGTAGACGTCGATGTGGTCGGTGCGCAGCCGCCGCAGGCTGTCCTCGACGGCGCGGCGGATGTGCAGCGCGGAGAGCAGTCCCTCGTTCGGCCAGGGGGCGTCGTCGGCGGACATGTCGCCGTAGACCTTGGTGGCCAGGACGGTCTTCTCGCGGCGGCCGCCGCCCTGGGCGAACCAGCTGCCGATGATCTCCTCGGTGCGGCCCTTGTACACGGGCCGGCCGTAGACGTTGGCGGTGTCGAAGTAGTTG
Encoded proteins:
- a CDS encoding aldo/keto reductase, whose protein sequence is MEYTQLGRTGLKVSRLVLGTMNFGPRTDEADSHGIMDAALEAGVNYFDTANVYGRPVYKGRTEEIIGSWFAQGGGRREKTVLATKVYGDMSADDAPWPNEGLLSALHIRRAVEDSLRRLRTDHIDVYQFHHVDRNTPWEEIWQAVDVLVQQGKILYAGSSNFAGWHIARANEAAARRGSLGLVSEQCLYNLAARDAEMEVIPAAQHYGLGVIPWSPLQGGLLGGALRKEREGGGDRSAVGRSADALKSSDERARVQAYEDLCDKFGLDPGEVGLAWLLTRPGVTGPIVGPRLREQFDSAVRAVSLDLSEEFLAALDEIFPGPGASPESFAW